A single window of Melospiza georgiana isolate bMelGeo1 chromosome 6, bMelGeo1.pri, whole genome shotgun sequence DNA harbors:
- the ASCL3 gene encoding achaete-scute homolog 3, producing MQNLMDGKSYCNLICAEAQHIQLARPFCADPLVTFHVYPEAPSQVSLAEDLAFLPFMSEHLVTETFYSEPCPFPYQVPHSSLHKSEYSYGSAFIRKRNERERQRVKCVNEGYAKLRHHLPKEYLEKRLSKVETLRAAIKYIRDLQSVLCTDSGVAGKGVTEPNQAPKGINKPAQFLETI from the coding sequence ATGCAGAACCTGATGGATGGCAAAAGCTACTGTAACCTCATCTGTGCTGAGGCTCAGCACATCCAGCTGGCAAGGCCTTTCTGTGCAGACCCACTGGTCACGTTTCACGTGTACCCAGAAGCACCAAGCCAGGTCTCTTTGGCTGAAGATTTGgcattcctgcctttcatgtCAGAGCATCTCGTCACAGAGACCTTCTACAGCGAGCCCTGCCCCTTTCCCTACCAAGTGCCCCATTCCAGTCTCCACAAAAGTGAGTACTCCTATGGCTCAGCTTTCATCAGGAAGCGGAATGAGAGGGAAAGGCAGCGTGTTAAGTGTGTCAATGAAGGCTATGCCAAGCTGAGGCACCACCTGCCCAAGGAATACTTGGAGAAACGGCTCAGCAAAGTGGAGACCCTGCGTGCTGCCATAAAATACATCAGGGACCTCCAGTCTGTGCTGTGCACTGACTCTGGGGTGGCAGGAAAAGGTGTCACAGAGCCAAACCAGGCACCTAAAGGCATTAACAAACCAGCCCAGTTTTTGGAGACGATCTGA
- the TMEM9B gene encoding transmembrane protein 9B isoform X1: MAARGARLCLLLLLAALAGLGAEAKNSEDVRCKCICPPYKDHSGHIYNKNVSQKDCDCLHVVEPMPVPGPDVEAYCLRCECKYEERSSVTIKVTIIIYLSILGLLLLYMVYLTLVEPILKRRLFGHSQLIQSDEDIGDQQPFANAHDVLARSRSRANVLNKVEYAQQRWKLQVQEQRKSVFDRHVVLS, translated from the exons ATGGCGGCCCGCGGGGCGCGcctctgcttgctgctgctgctggccgcACTGGCGGGGCTGGGCGCCGAGGCCAAG AACTCTGAGGATGTCCGGTGTAAATGCATCTGCCCTCCTTACAAGGACCACTCGGGCCATATTTACAACAAAAATGTTTCACAGAAAGACTG TGACTGTCTCCATGTGGTGGAGCCCATGCCTGTCCCTGGACCTGATGTAGAAGCTTATTGTTTACGTTGTGAGTGCAAATATGAGGAGAGAAGCTCAGTCACAATTAAG GTGACAATCATCATATACCTGTCCATTTTGGGCCTGCTTCTTCTGTACATGGTGTACCTTACCCTGGTGGAGCCCATCCTGAAGAGGCGCCTCTTTGGACACTCACAGCTCATACAAAGTGATGAAGACATTGGG GACCAGCAGCCCTTCGCCAACGCGCACGACGTGCTGGCGCGCTCGCGCAGCCGCGCCAACGTGCTCAACAAGGTGGAGTACGCGCAGCAGCGCTggaagctgcaggtgcaggagcAGCGCAAGTCCGTCTTCGACCGGCACGTGGTGCTCAGCTAA
- the TMEM9B gene encoding transmembrane protein 9B isoform X2 gives MPVPGPDVEAYCLRCECKYEERSSVTIKVTIIIYLSILGLLLLYMVYLTLVEPILKRRLFGHSQLIQSDEDIGDQQPFANAHDVLARSRSRANVLNKVEYAQQRWKLQVQEQRKSVFDRHVVLS, from the exons ATGCCTGTCCCTGGACCTGATGTAGAAGCTTATTGTTTACGTTGTGAGTGCAAATATGAGGAGAGAAGCTCAGTCACAATTAAG GTGACAATCATCATATACCTGTCCATTTTGGGCCTGCTTCTTCTGTACATGGTGTACCTTACCCTGGTGGAGCCCATCCTGAAGAGGCGCCTCTTTGGACACTCACAGCTCATACAAAGTGATGAAGACATTGGG GACCAGCAGCCCTTCGCCAACGCGCACGACGTGCTGGCGCGCTCGCGCAGCCGCGCCAACGTGCTCAACAAGGTGGAGTACGCGCAGCAGCGCTggaagctgcaggtgcaggagcAGCGCAAGTCCGTCTTCGACCGGCACGTGGTGCTCAGCTAA